One genomic region from Muriicola soli encodes:
- the surE gene encoding 5'/3'-nucleotidase SurE, which yields MSKPLILVTNDDGITAPGLRTLVRCMRQLGEVVVVAPDSPQSGMGHAITLDNTLYSKRVVFDTDKDAPKEYSCSGTPADCVKLALQELLDRKPDICVSGINHGSNSSINVIYSGTMSAAIEAGIEGIPAIGFSLCDYSWEADFSPAEEAVKKITSEALQNGIPKGVVLNVNIPKIEKSGLKGIKICRQARANWKEKFDKRTNPSGKDYYWLTGEFQLMDKGEDTDEWALSQGYVSVVPTQFDLTAHFAIQDINTWKLNEY from the coding sequence ATGAGTAAACCTTTAATCCTGGTGACTAATGACGATGGAATTACAGCCCCCGGATTACGCACTTTGGTGCGCTGTATGCGTCAACTGGGAGAAGTGGTGGTGGTTGCCCCAGACAGTCCACAGTCGGGTATGGGTCATGCCATAACCTTAGACAACACGCTGTACTCAAAGCGGGTTGTCTTTGACACGGATAAGGACGCTCCAAAGGAATACAGTTGTAGCGGAACACCGGCAGATTGCGTTAAACTGGCACTTCAGGAACTACTCGACAGAAAACCGGATATTTGTGTCTCCGGAATTAATCACGGATCTAATTCTTCAATAAACGTCATTTATTCCGGTACCATGAGTGCGGCTATAGAAGCTGGGATTGAAGGCATTCCTGCCATTGGATTTTCACTCTGTGATTACTCCTGGGAGGCCGACTTTTCTCCTGCTGAAGAGGCCGTTAAAAAAATTACTTCGGAAGCCTTGCAAAACGGCATTCCGAAAGGAGTTGTACTCAATGTCAATATCCCCAAAATTGAAAAATCAGGATTAAAAGGGATCAAAATTTGCCGGCAGGCCCGGGCCAACTGGAAGGAAAAATTTGACAAACGCACCAATCCATCGGGTAAGGACTACTATTGGCTCACAGGTGAATTTCAGCTGATGGATAAGGGAGAAGATACAGACGAATGGGCTCTGTCACAGGGATATGTGTCTGTTGTGCCTACCCAATTTGATCTCACTGCTCATTTTGCGATTCAAGATATAAACACATGGAAACTAAATGAATACTAA
- the lpxB gene encoding lipid-A-disaccharide synthase: protein MKYYIIAGEASGDLHGSNLIKALKNEDAEASIRCWGGDLMKKAGGTLVKHYNELGFMGFIEVVSNIRRIFKNIAFCKEDISDFSPDVIIFIDFSGFNLRIASWAKKEAFRTAYYISPQVWASREGRIDKIKSNIDHMFVILPFEKEYYEKKHNFPVHFVGHPLLDAIEAREEFDPENFKRKHQLDPHRKIIALLPGSRKQEVEKMLSVMLSVIPAYPDYQFVIAGAPSLEEEFYTPYTKSKQVHLVAGETYALLQSSHAALVTSGTATLETALFKVPQVVCYKGSWISYQIAKRIITLKYISLVNLIMDKEVVKELIQSDLTTKALSKELNKILSGAKRDEMLTEYSKLQKKLGGPGASQKAARKIVSLIGQ, encoded by the coding sequence ATGAAATACTACATCATAGCAGGCGAGGCTTCAGGCGATCTTCACGGGTCTAATCTTATCAAGGCATTGAAAAATGAGGATGCTGAAGCCAGTATTCGGTGCTGGGGAGGTGATTTGATGAAAAAGGCGGGAGGCACCCTTGTAAAGCACTATAACGAACTGGGTTTCATGGGCTTTATAGAGGTAGTTTCGAATATCCGTCGGATCTTTAAAAATATTGCTTTTTGTAAGGAGGATATCAGTGATTTTTCTCCGGATGTTATCATTTTTATAGACTTTTCAGGCTTTAATCTGCGTATTGCCTCCTGGGCCAAAAAAGAAGCTTTCCGCACTGCATATTATATCTCGCCTCAAGTTTGGGCATCAAGGGAAGGACGAATTGATAAGATAAAATCGAATATAGATCACATGTTCGTGATCTTACCTTTTGAAAAGGAGTATTACGAGAAAAAACACAACTTTCCAGTTCATTTTGTAGGTCATCCCTTGCTCGACGCCATTGAGGCCCGGGAAGAATTCGATCCTGAAAATTTTAAAAGAAAACATCAACTTGATCCCCATAGGAAAATTATAGCCCTCTTACCGGGTAGCAGAAAACAGGAGGTAGAAAAAATGCTGTCAGTGATGTTATCGGTTATCCCTGCATATCCCGATTATCAATTTGTAATTGCAGGTGCTCCCAGCCTTGAAGAAGAATTTTACACCCCCTATACAAAATCAAAGCAGGTTCACTTAGTAGCCGGAGAGACTTACGCCCTATTACAGAGTTCTCATGCCGCACTGGTGACCAGTGGCACAGCAACCCTTGAGACTGCATTGTTTAAAGTTCCTCAGGTGGTTTGCTATAAAGGCAGCTGGATTTCCTATCAGATCGCCAAACGGATTATCACCTTAAAATACATCTCCCTTGTAAATCTGATCATGGACAAAGAAGTAGTAAAAGAACTTATTCAAAGTGATCTCACTACAAAAGCCCTAAGCAAAGAATTAAACAAGATTCTCTCAGGGGCCAAACGAGATGAGATGCTTACAGAATATTCAAAGTTGCAAAAGAAACTTGGAGGGCCGGGAGCCAGCCAAAAAGCTGCCAGGAAAATCGTCAGTTTAATCGGGCAGTAA
- a CDS encoding C40 family peptidase: MLKKFILASLCLGVTACGVVKKKTTYGSNRKVTVAASELPGPSDIDSLSDHARESKDIEDKLSLERSEEIISTALTFTGVKYKYGGTTRKGIDCSGLLYVSFLEHDVYLPRVSYYMANEGKKIKLEEVSKGDLLFFTTSKRRKRINHVGLVVAVDGEDIRFIHSTTSRGVIVSSLKEGFWNYAFVKATRVL, encoded by the coding sequence ATGCTAAAGAAATTCATTCTCGCATCTCTATGTCTTGGGGTCACGGCATGTGGTGTGGTGAAGAAGAAAACCACCTACGGCAGCAACAGAAAAGTCACGGTAGCAGCTTCTGAATTACCCGGACCGTCTGATATTGATTCGCTTTCAGATCATGCCAGGGAAAGTAAAGACATCGAGGATAAGCTTAGCCTCGAACGATCTGAGGAGATTATTAGTACGGCCCTGACCTTTACAGGTGTGAAGTACAAGTACGGAGGTACGACGCGAAAAGGGATTGATTGCTCAGGCCTGCTATATGTTTCTTTTCTGGAACACGATGTTTACCTACCCAGGGTATCGTATTATATGGCTAATGAAGGTAAAAAAATAAAACTCGAAGAAGTAAGCAAAGGCGACCTCCTATTTTTTACAACTTCAAAACGCCGGAAGCGTATCAATCACGTCGGATTGGTTGTGGCTGTGGACGGTGAAGATATCAGGTTTATCCACTCCACTACTTCTCGGGGAGTGATTGTCTCTTCTCTAAAAGAAGGCTTTTGGAACTACGCCTTTGTGAAAGCCACTCGAGTCTTATGA
- a CDS encoding ComEC/Rec2 family competence protein, translating into MKPLEFISVKLSLCLILGICYGWISPLSPGQAIFTSISSILCVLLFFQFENYRKGIYFGIATLLAFFLIGVVTITLAQPKLTPNHYSNKSYSEKGYWVLELKEVLKPTPFRQSYLFRVVSFNDRFCEGLILGSTRKEYKINPLKVDDRLLYYGNIHPVSSPQNPYQFNYGSYMETKGVYDQITLRSENTVQLPAGKSSLHGLAAQLQFRIKDALASSLIGSKEQGVLRAIVLGQRNDLDPGLYQNYKDAGAAHILAVSGLHIGILLLMLRAFFKPIHSLPKGRKISMLLTVLFLWAYALFTGLSPSVVRAVSMFSFIAYAMYLNRPTSAINVLALSFSAILLVEPKFLFQLGFQLSYSAVFAIGWIYPLIIRSWVPRNPILIRLYKLFAVSLAAQVGVLPLCLYYFHQFPTAFFITAMLIVPFLGLFLSLGILVILLSGLSLLPEFLALIYDQMIRTMNLVVELIASQENLIIRNVPFDKPSLILLYSIIILLVLSLYKKRFIYVYFLGMSIIGLQVWSFYCRTEEGKREEIIILQQVANTGLVYQKGRELLVMTHDSTKIKNLVKNFELNRYLDSVRSTPLPNAFRIGKERWAVIDSAGILPEVFGNLRGLILTQSPKVHLGRILEQSCPERVIADGSNFPDEIKRWKRTCRTYGIPFYSTAEEGAITLGKL; encoded by the coding sequence ATGAAACCCCTGGAATTTATCTCCGTGAAGTTGAGTTTGTGCCTGATCTTAGGTATATGTTACGGCTGGATTTCACCTTTATCCCCTGGACAGGCCATCTTTACATCGATAAGCAGCATTCTTTGCGTTCTGCTTTTTTTCCAATTTGAGAACTACAGAAAAGGTATATATTTTGGCATTGCAACTCTTTTGGCCTTTTTTTTAATCGGTGTCGTCACCATTACACTTGCACAACCCAAATTAACTCCTAATCACTATTCAAATAAATCTTATTCAGAAAAAGGCTATTGGGTTCTCGAACTCAAGGAGGTTTTAAAACCTACACCATTCAGGCAGTCCTACCTCTTCCGCGTAGTTTCTTTCAACGACCGTTTCTGTGAAGGTTTAATTCTAGGCAGTACGCGAAAAGAGTATAAAATTAATCCCCTAAAAGTAGATGACCGTTTGCTTTATTACGGTAACATCCACCCTGTTTCATCCCCTCAGAACCCTTATCAGTTCAACTATGGGTCTTATATGGAAACTAAGGGGGTGTATGATCAGATTACACTTAGATCGGAAAATACGGTCCAACTTCCAGCTGGAAAATCGAGCTTGCATGGTCTTGCAGCTCAGTTGCAGTTTAGAATCAAAGATGCCCTGGCCTCTTCACTTATAGGCTCAAAAGAGCAGGGAGTACTGCGCGCCATCGTGCTTGGACAAAGAAACGATCTGGATCCCGGACTTTATCAAAACTACAAAGATGCAGGAGCCGCTCATATTTTGGCTGTATCAGGATTGCACATTGGTATATTACTACTGATGCTCAGGGCATTTTTTAAACCTATTCATTCTTTGCCCAAGGGAAGAAAAATTTCAATGCTGCTAACGGTGCTTTTTTTGTGGGCATATGCTTTATTCACAGGATTGTCACCATCAGTAGTCAGAGCTGTTAGCATGTTTAGTTTTATAGCTTATGCCATGTACCTCAACAGGCCCACCAGCGCGATTAACGTTTTGGCACTCTCATTTTCTGCCATTTTATTGGTTGAGCCAAAATTCCTGTTTCAACTTGGATTCCAATTGAGCTATTCTGCTGTTTTTGCCATAGGTTGGATATATCCGCTAATCATTAGATCATGGGTTCCGAGGAATCCAATCCTTATCCGACTGTATAAATTATTTGCTGTGAGCCTTGCTGCACAAGTAGGGGTCTTACCGCTTTGTCTGTACTATTTTCATCAATTTCCGACAGCTTTCTTTATTACTGCAATGCTTATCGTTCCATTCCTTGGTCTATTTCTGAGTCTGGGCATTCTGGTGATCCTTTTATCGGGATTATCCCTGCTTCCTGAATTCTTAGCCCTGATCTACGACCAAATGATAAGAACAATGAATTTGGTGGTGGAACTCATTGCTTCACAAGAAAATTTAATTATTCGGAATGTCCCTTTTGATAAGCCGAGTCTAATCCTGTTGTATTCTATTATTATTCTACTTGTTCTCAGTCTTTACAAAAAGCGATTTATCTATGTATACTTTCTGGGGATGTCCATTATAGGATTGCAAGTCTGGAGCTTTTACTGCAGAACTGAAGAAGGTAAGAGAGAGGAAATCATCATTTTACAACAAGTGGCCAATACCGGCCTGGTTTATCAAAAGGGCCGTGAACTCCTGGTCATGACTCATGACAGTACTAAGATTAAAAATCTGGTTAAAAATTTCGAATTGAATCGCTACTTAGATTCAGTAAGGTCAACTCCTTTGCCAAATGCATTTCGCATAGGCAAGGAGCGTTGGGCTGTAATCGATAGTGCGGGTATTCTACCTGAGGTTTTTGGAAATCTACGCGGTTTAATTTTAACACAATCGCCCAAGGTGCATCTAGGACGGATACTAGAGCAAAGCTGTCCGGAGCGCGTTATTGCTGACGGAAGTAATTTCCCAGATGAAATTAAACGTTGGAAGCGCACCTGCAGGACCTATGGAATTCCCTTCTACTCCACCGCAGAAGAAGGGGCTATAACCTTAGGCAAACTGTAA
- a CDS encoding peptide MFS transporter, whose amino-acid sequence MNTDIENLFKDKVLGHPAGLFVLFFTEMWERFSFYGMRVLLVLFLTAPILDSNPGWEWPREHALALIGTYASLLYLTPILGGYIADKLIGYKKAIVIGCFVMTLGHACMALETVWSLYVGLALLVIGTGFFKPNITSVISEMYRGKESKKDGAYTIFYMGVNAGAFFGMMLCGYLAENYGWAWGFGLAGIFMFFGMLQFWLAGSLFGKIGDKPLKASEVFDASETEEREVEEKPNPFTKFDYLLIILSSLGGLMYLFNDPLSKIEQINFLDFNLFGLGGSNETILIAILLFLILIIGRTIRYTKVVRNRIFAVSIFGIFTVIFFATFEQNLGTMTIFARDYTDRTLTGSASLIFKIVDALLTTVPMMIITWVLYLLFKKTYTRIPYSNFALGIAFAGIWGLLIFRLYEKFAQTGNEVEASWFAILNSFFIITLAPLFSRWWESKYNPSAAHKYGIGLILQGLGFGVLVFGTLSIPQGAATASVSMIYLILAYLLITMGELCVSPVGLSYLSKLVPPRMIGFMFGIWYLAIAIGQKMAGTLGGMIDEITANYSLSSFFLIFTILCVALGGISILLNRPLKRMMHGIR is encoded by the coding sequence ATGAATACAGATATCGAAAACCTGTTTAAAGACAAGGTACTGGGGCATCCCGCCGGCTTGTTTGTTCTCTTCTTTACGGAGATGTGGGAGCGTTTTTCTTTCTATGGAATGCGCGTGCTTCTGGTGCTTTTCCTTACCGCTCCAATCCTCGACAGCAATCCAGGATGGGAATGGCCAAGAGAACACGCTCTTGCCCTGATTGGGACTTACGCCTCACTTCTGTACTTAACCCCTATTTTGGGAGGTTATATCGCAGATAAACTCATCGGCTATAAAAAAGCTATCGTCATAGGGTGTTTTGTAATGACCCTGGGTCATGCTTGTATGGCCCTTGAAACGGTATGGAGTCTTTATGTTGGCCTCGCCCTGCTGGTCATCGGTACCGGGTTTTTTAAACCCAACATTACCTCGGTGATCTCAGAAATGTACAGGGGGAAGGAATCCAAAAAGGACGGAGCCTATACGATTTTCTATATGGGCGTAAATGCAGGTGCCTTCTTCGGGATGATGCTTTGTGGATACCTGGCAGAGAACTACGGCTGGGCATGGGGATTTGGCCTTGCAGGGATCTTTATGTTCTTTGGAATGCTTCAATTTTGGCTTGCCGGCAGTCTTTTTGGCAAAATAGGGGATAAGCCCTTGAAGGCCTCAGAAGTATTTGATGCTTCAGAAACAGAAGAGCGAGAAGTAGAAGAAAAACCCAACCCCTTCACAAAATTTGATTATTTACTGATCATCTTATCCTCCCTGGGAGGGTTGATGTACCTTTTTAACGATCCGTTGTCTAAGATCGAGCAAATCAATTTCTTGGATTTTAATTTATTCGGCTTGGGAGGCTCAAATGAAACAATTTTAATAGCAATTCTCCTATTCCTGATTCTTATCATCGGGAGGACAATCCGCTACACAAAGGTGGTTCGAAACCGCATATTTGCGGTATCAATTTTTGGAATCTTTACCGTGATTTTCTTTGCGACTTTCGAGCAAAATCTGGGTACGATGACCATTTTCGCCAGGGATTATACAGACCGGACACTCACCGGTTCTGCTTCCCTGATCTTTAAAATTGTCGATGCCCTTCTCACCACTGTACCCATGATGATCATTACCTGGGTGCTTTATTTACTTTTTAAGAAGACTTATACCCGCATTCCCTATTCCAATTTCGCCCTGGGAATTGCTTTCGCAGGCATCTGGGGACTTTTGATATTCCGACTCTACGAAAAATTTGCCCAAACGGGAAATGAGGTAGAAGCCAGCTGGTTTGCCATTTTAAACTCTTTCTTTATCATAACCCTTGCTCCGTTGTTCTCGCGTTGGTGGGAGAGTAAATACAATCCAAGTGCGGCGCACAAATACGGCATAGGACTGATTCTACAGGGACTTGGTTTTGGGGTCCTCGTATTTGGTACACTCAGTATTCCTCAGGGAGCTGCTACAGCTTCGGTGAGTATGATCTACCTGATTCTTGCATACCTGCTTATTACCATGGGGGAACTTTGTGTTTCTCCTGTTGGACTTTCCTATCTGAGTAAATTAGTTCCTCCCAGAATGATCGGTTTTATGTTTGGCATATGGTACCTGGCTATTGCCATTGGCCAGAAAATGGCAGGAACATTGGGAGGTATGATTGACGAGATCACCGCGAACTATTCTTTGAGTAGCTTCTTTTTGATCTTTACTATCCTTTGCGTTGCCCTGGGAGGTATTTCTATATTACTGAATCGACCTCTGAAACGGATGATGCACGGAATCCGATAA
- a CDS encoding peptide MFS transporter has product MAMTNKPAHERELFGHPAGLYILFMTEMWERFSYYGMRGILVLYLTAETLGDNPGLGWLSNEALSLYGWYTMLVYVASIPGGIIADKIIGQKKAVMIGGFLLVAGHGILSVEVMWAFYTGLALIISGVGMLKPNISTLVGGLYQQGDERRDKGFSIFYIGINTGAALAALLVAWVADEWGWHAGFGLAAVGMVLGQVIYLSGQKYLVSVGNKPKKVEANSDDVSIKQIFQQQFTTTKTLLITVLLAATSSLAAWFYIGNQKMAYIVFFIFLSVVVGMMVTIYQDLKSQVEKDRYLVLLLSFIIVIVFWGAFEQAGGLMNLYAENRTDRFVFGYEIPAAAFQFFNPFYIMVFAVPVANFWLWWKHRGKEASSLFKMANGVIIMGLGFVFMVFASMQYEELGKSALYWLALAYLFHTLGELCASPVALSFITKLAPLRYGALMMGVYFAATGLGNKVAGLIGESASEAGELNIFAGITIFCVIFGILVILLLKPLKRLTHGVEEEERAIER; this is encoded by the coding sequence ATGGCAATGACAAACAAACCAGCACACGAAAGAGAGTTATTTGGCCACCCGGCCGGACTCTACATCCTGTTTATGACTGAAATGTGGGAACGATTTTCATATTACGGGATGAGGGGAATATTAGTGCTTTACCTAACCGCTGAGACTTTGGGCGATAATCCCGGTCTGGGCTGGCTGAGCAATGAGGCACTGTCCCTTTATGGATGGTATACCATGCTGGTTTATGTGGCCTCCATTCCGGGAGGCATCATTGCCGATAAAATTATAGGGCAGAAGAAAGCCGTGATGATAGGAGGCTTCTTGCTGGTTGCCGGACATGGGATACTTTCTGTTGAGGTCATGTGGGCTTTTTATACAGGTCTTGCCCTTATTATTTCGGGGGTTGGTATGCTAAAACCCAATATTTCCACCCTGGTAGGGGGCTTGTATCAGCAAGGTGATGAGAGGCGTGATAAAGGCTTTTCTATATTTTATATTGGAATTAACACAGGAGCCGCATTGGCTGCTCTTTTGGTGGCCTGGGTGGCAGATGAGTGGGGGTGGCACGCCGGATTTGGTCTGGCAGCCGTTGGGATGGTCCTGGGGCAGGTAATTTACCTCTCGGGTCAGAAATACCTGGTATCTGTTGGAAATAAACCCAAAAAGGTGGAAGCCAATAGCGATGATGTGTCGATAAAACAGATCTTTCAACAACAGTTTACAACCACAAAAACACTTCTTATTACAGTTTTACTCGCTGCAACTTCCAGTCTTGCAGCCTGGTTCTACATCGGTAATCAGAAGATGGCATATATCGTATTTTTTATCTTCCTCTCAGTTGTAGTAGGGATGATGGTGACCATCTATCAGGATCTTAAGTCTCAGGTTGAGAAAGACAGATATTTGGTTTTACTGCTATCATTTATTATCGTGATCGTCTTTTGGGGGGCATTTGAACAGGCCGGTGGCCTGATGAATCTATATGCCGAAAACAGAACAGACAGGTTTGTCTTTGGCTATGAAATTCCTGCTGCTGCTTTTCAATTCTTCAACCCCTTTTACATTATGGTATTTGCCGTCCCTGTAGCCAATTTCTGGCTGTGGTGGAAGCATAGGGGTAAAGAGGCTTCTTCTTTGTTTAAAATGGCCAATGGAGTGATTATCATGGGTCTGGGATTTGTATTTATGGTATTCGCTTCCATGCAATACGAAGAACTTGGAAAATCAGCCCTCTATTGGTTGGCGCTGGCTTACTTGTTTCATACGCTGGGGGAATTATGTGCTTCCCCTGTGGCACTTTCCTTTATCACCAAACTGGCTCCCCTGAGATATGGAGCCCTGATGATGGGAGTGTACTTTGCCGCAACCGGATTGGGGAATAAGGTAGCCGGACTCATAGGTGAGTCGGCCTCAGAAGCTGGTGAGCTCAACATATTTGCCGGGATCACTATTTTCTGTGTCATCTTCGGTATTCTGGTGATTTTGCTGCTAAAACCATTAAAGAGATTAACACACGGAGTAGAAGAAGAAGAAAGGGCGATAGAAAGATAA
- a CDS encoding S9 family peptidase, which yields MNDGEHFTILNMDDARMVNSIEQFAYETLERTTTILSSEETGVPLFSSYTFSDDESKILLATEVEKIYRRSRRGIYYVYDKEKEATVKISDEKIMSPHLSPDGSKVAYVLDNDLYVFNLLTGDTQRITTDGEYNAIINGVTDWVYEEEFGFVRAFDWNSDGTILAFLRFDERAVPEFSMDVYGEDLYPSQYRFKYPKAGEENSTVTLHLYKLEEDSRVDVDLMDAYYIPRIQWKNQADELSVQTLNRAQNDLKMYSIDAADASVSLLLEEKDKAYVDITDNLTFLKDNSFIWTSEKSGFNHIYLYNPDGSLKKQLTEGPWEVTNYYGYDPGSKSIFYRSTENGSIVRDVYKIGINGRNKKRLTEMEGTNSATFSANYTYFINSFSNTEVPNRYTLHRASDGKKIKDILDNSALSILLQDYKISPKEFSTLEINGFDLNMWMIKPLDFDPNKKYPLLLFQYSGPGSQQVANRWWGNNDYWHQMLAQQGIVVACVDGRGTGFKGRDFKKMTYRELGKFEVEDQISAAKILSEYSWIDEDRTGIWGWSYGGFMSSNCILQGNDTFELAIAVAPVTSWRFYDTVYTERYMSTPQDNPNGYDDNSPLTYPAMLKGDYLLIHGSGDDNVHVQNTMRMVEELVQANKDFDWAIYPDKRHGISGGNTRLQLYNKMTNFILNKL from the coding sequence ATGAACGATGGGGAGCACTTCACTATTCTGAATATGGATGATGCCAGAATGGTGAACAGTATCGAACAGTTCGCTTACGAGACCCTTGAACGAACCACTACCATTCTCTCTTCTGAGGAAACCGGAGTGCCTTTATTTAGCTCATATACCTTTAGCGATGATGAGTCTAAAATTTTACTGGCCACTGAGGTAGAAAAAATCTACCGACGCTCCCGCAGGGGAATCTATTATGTTTATGACAAAGAGAAGGAAGCCACAGTAAAAATTTCTGACGAAAAAATTATGTCCCCTCATCTTTCCCCGGATGGGTCTAAGGTAGCTTATGTATTAGACAACGATCTTTACGTCTTTAATCTGCTTACCGGTGATACCCAACGTATCACGACAGATGGCGAATACAATGCAATTATTAACGGGGTTACGGACTGGGTTTACGAGGAGGAATTTGGATTTGTAAGAGCGTTCGACTGGAATTCTGACGGGACAATATTGGCATTTTTACGCTTCGATGAAAGAGCAGTTCCCGAATTTTCTATGGATGTATACGGGGAGGATCTTTATCCTTCTCAATACCGATTTAAATACCCTAAAGCCGGTGAGGAAAACTCCACAGTGACGCTTCACTTGTATAAACTGGAGGAGGATTCCAGAGTGGATGTCGACCTTATGGATGCCTATTATATTCCCAGGATCCAATGGAAGAATCAGGCAGATGAGTTGAGTGTGCAAACCCTTAACAGGGCGCAGAATGATCTGAAGATGTACTCGATAGATGCTGCTGACGCTTCTGTTTCCCTTTTACTGGAAGAAAAGGACAAAGCCTATGTGGATATCACAGACAACCTCACCTTTCTGAAAGACAATAGTTTTATCTGGACCAGTGAAAAGAGTGGTTTCAACCATATTTATCTTTACAACCCAGACGGAAGTTTAAAAAAACAGCTCACCGAAGGTCCCTGGGAAGTGACTAATTATTACGGATATGATCCCGGTAGCAAGTCGATTTTCTACCGGAGTACCGAAAATGGATCTATTGTCAGGGATGTGTACAAAATCGGTATCAATGGGAGAAATAAAAAAAGGCTGACCGAAATGGAGGGGACTAACAGTGCGACCTTCAGTGCAAATTACACCTATTTTATAAACTCTTTCTCAAATACTGAGGTGCCCAATAGATATACATTGCATCGGGCATCGGATGGAAAAAAAATCAAAGATATCCTCGACAATTCTGCTCTGTCAATTCTTCTTCAAGATTACAAAATTAGTCCCAAGGAATTTTCAACCCTTGAGATTAATGGTTTTGATCTTAATATGTGGATGATAAAGCCTCTGGACTTCGATCCAAATAAAAAATACCCGCTTCTTTTATTTCAATATAGTGGACCGGGTTCACAACAGGTCGCAAATAGATGGTGGGGAAATAATGACTATTGGCATCAAATGCTGGCTCAGCAAGGAATTGTAGTTGCTTGCGTCGATGGACGCGGAACCGGATTTAAAGGAAGGGATTTTAAGAAAATGACATACAGGGAACTGGGCAAATTTGAAGTAGAAGATCAAATCTCAGCTGCGAAAATACTCAGTGAATATTCCTGGATAGACGAAGACCGAACCGGTATCTGGGGGTGGAGCTATGGGGGATTTATGTCGTCTAATTGTATTTTGCAAGGCAACGATACTTTTGAACTCGCTATTGCAGTGGCTCCTGTAACCAGCTGGCGATTTTATGATACGGTGTATACCGAACGCTATATGAGTACCCCTCAGGACAATCCCAATGGCTATGATGATAACAGCCCACTTACTTATCCTGCCATGCTCAAAGGTGACTATTTATTGATCCACGGTTCAGGGGACGACAATGTTCATGTTCAGAATACCATGAGAATGGTTGAAGAACTGGTGCAGGCGAATAAGGATTTTGATTGGGCCATTTACCCCGATAAGAGGCATGGTATTTCAGGAGGGAACACCCGACTACAACTCTACAACAAAATGACCAATTTTATACTAAACAAACTCTAA
- a CDS encoding GYDIA family GHMP kinase, with protein MKETFRSNGKLLLTGEYAVLDGALALGLPTLLGQELSIESWSEKGLHWKSIDVDQNVWFETTFTEAELKPDASFTRGSDIRNTLWTLLREAVRLNPEFLEKIKSCSATSRLEFSRKWGLGSSSTLINNIAQWAGVDAFTLLWNGFSGSGYDIACAQHNKPLIYKLKNKVPEIELLEYDPPFRKNLFFVHLNRKQNSREAISHYRKNVANQQGFLTQISEITRAVTTCSELSEFETLLLEHEELLSDALQLQRIQDQLFPDFNGVVKSLGAWGGDFVLATGNENIRSYFNKKGYQTILAYDDLIP; from the coding sequence ATGAAAGAGACATTCAGAAGCAATGGAAAACTACTGCTCACAGGAGAATACGCCGTTCTCGATGGAGCACTTGCCCTTGGATTACCAACCCTACTAGGACAGGAATTATCGATTGAGTCCTGGAGTGAAAAAGGACTTCATTGGAAAAGTATTGATGTGGATCAAAATGTCTGGTTTGAAACAACTTTTACAGAAGCGGAATTAAAGCCGGACGCATCCTTTACCAGAGGGTCGGATATTCGCAACACCTTATGGACCCTACTCAGGGAAGCCGTGAGACTCAATCCCGAATTTTTGGAAAAAATAAAGTCATGCTCGGCTACATCCCGTCTTGAATTTTCGAGGAAGTGGGGTCTTGGCAGTTCCTCTACCCTGATCAACAACATTGCCCAATGGGCCGGGGTAGATGCCTTTACTTTGTTGTGGAATGGATTCTCAGGAAGTGGTTATGACATAGCTTGCGCTCAACATAACAAACCCCTGATCTACAAGCTTAAAAATAAGGTCCCGGAAATTGAACTTTTGGAATACGACCCCCCATTCAGGAAAAATTTGTTCTTTGTTCACCTCAACCGGAAGCAGAACAGCCGGGAGGCCATCTCACATTACAGAAAAAATGTAGCTAACCAACAGGGGTTTTTAACGCAGATCTCCGAAATCACAAGGGCAGTCACTACTTGCAGTGAATTATCCGAATTTGAGACCCTATTGCTGGAACACGAAGAACTCCTTTCCGATGCGCTTCAACTTCAAAGGATACAGGATCAATTGTTTCCCGATTTTAATGGTGTTGTAAAGAGCCTGGGAGCATGGGGCGGAGATTTCGTCCTGGCCACAGGGAACGAAAATATCCGATCGTATTTCAATAAGAAGGGATACCAGACCATCCTGGCCTACGATGACCTTATTCCATAA